The following proteins are encoded in a genomic region of Struthio camelus isolate bStrCam1 chromosome 3, bStrCam1.hap1, whole genome shotgun sequence:
- the GINM1 gene encoding glycoprotein integral membrane protein 1 has product MEAALGRRGRWLLPLLLPLAAGLLGPVTPRPLGQETIRVNVLMLKTSGEFHKGQVIFNITYVNGQVYLNDFPMKSGVTHITCQTIILENGSLDNLPDQQRLGTVRVRIMVHEWPLASSSDVQLIVIQEEVTEIDGNQIQQEEVTEIDILVKELRVLRHSNYTVPLKESMLYSIPRDNDMLFTFPNLLGKDIQDPLQTTSQYLIQQVETTVDEETLPGKLPETPLRIEPPSSYKVMCQWVEDLRKGLCRFWFRSFPIFFNLMEVIVVGVVGASLILKVLKVIFPSCEHRGILLLDPVSFVPVITISLPSDVPDRKNNLDEKACT; this is encoded by the exons ATGGAGGCGGcgctggggcggcgcgggcggtgGTTgttgccgctgctgctgccgctcgcCGCGGGGCTGCTGGGCCCGGTCACCCCGCGGCCGCTCGGCCAG GAAACAATCAGAGTCAATGTACTGATGTTGAAAACCAGTGGAGAATTTCACAAAGGACAG gttatttttaatATCACCTATGTTAATGGACAGGTATATCTAAATGATTTTCCTATGAAGAGCGGGGTTACCCACATAACATGTCAAACAATAATCT TGGAGAATGGAAGCTTGGATAATTTGCCAGATCAGCAGCGCCTGGGAACTGTCCGTGTTCGCATCATGGTTCATGAGTGGCCTTTGGCATCCAGTTCTGATGTGCAGCTGATTGTCATTCAGGAAGAAGTGACAGAAATTGATGGAAATCAG ATTCAGCAAGAAGAAGTAACTGAAATAGATATTTTAGTAAAGGAGCTGAGAGTACTCAGGCATTCAAACTACACTGTCCCTTTGAAAGAAAGCATGCTGTATTCCATCCCTAGGGACAATGATATGTTATTTACCTTTCCCAACCTCTTAGGAAAAG ataTTCAAGATCCACTGCAAACTACCAGTCAGTATCTTATCCAGCAAGTAGAAACGACAGTAGATGAAGAGACATTACCTGGCAAGTTACCAGAGACCCCTCTTAGGATAGAACCTCCATCTTCTTATAAG GTGATGTGCCAGTGGGTAGAAGACTTGAGAAAAGGGTTGTGCAGATTCTGGTTTCGGTCTTTCCCTATATTCTTTAATCTGATGGAGGTCATTGTGGTCGGAGTTGTTGGGGCATCTCTTATTCTGAAAGTCTTAAAGGTGATTTTCCCTTCGTGCGAACACAG AGGTATCCTTCTCCTGGATCCAGTCAGCTTTGTACCGGTGATTACCATCAGCCTGCCTTCAGATGTTCcagacaggaaaaataatttagatgaGAAAGCATGCACTTAA